In the genome of Treponema pedis, one region contains:
- a CDS encoding ComEC/Rec2 family competence protein — translation MVKQNNAFGVSVYKGKTDNACKNFSKGAVLFARGRFIEKKEKISPPVFFTAKEIPEFLGWISFFSGIRANLRFNLMRLLAGWGSAGGLLLALLSANKDFLDTACSVSFKNAGLAHILALSGMHVSLVSLTAIRMGTVFGKRSFAIKFSLFSIILFVWFAGSAPSLNRALGMMIILVAGKSLGLQPDMLSVLSSMLVLHIAVKPEDSLSLGFIFSYGALSGILLFGKALTEVF, via the coding sequence ATGGTTAAGCAAAATAACGCTTTCGGAGTTTCGGTATACAAGGGAAAAACCGATAACGCTTGTAAGAATTTTTCAAAAGGCGCCGTTCTTTTTGCAAGAGGGCGGTTTATTGAAAAAAAAGAAAAAATTTCTCCGCCGGTTTTTTTTACGGCAAAAGAAATTCCTGAGTTTTTAGGCTGGATTTCTTTTTTTTCCGGAATTCGTGCAAATCTCAGATTTAATTTAATGCGCCTTTTGGCGGGGTGGGGGAGCGCAGGAGGTTTATTGCTGGCCCTTCTTTCGGCAAATAAAGATTTTTTGGATACCGCCTGTTCCGTTTCTTTTAAAAATGCGGGGTTGGCTCATATTTTAGCCTTATCCGGAATGCACGTCTCTTTAGTAAGTCTTACCGCGATACGTATGGGTACTGTTTTCGGTAAACGCAGTTTTGCAATTAAGTTTTCGCTTTTTTCGATAATTCTTTTTGTATGGTTTGCAGGCTCCGCTCCTTCTTTAAACCGCGCCTTAGGTATGATGATTATTTTGGTTGCCGGAAAATCGCTTGGTCTTCAACCCGATATGCTTTCGGTTTTAAGTTCAATGCTTGTTTTGCACATAGCTGTAAAACCTGAAGACTCTCTCAGTTTGGGTTTTATATTTTCATACGGAGCCCTGTCAGGAATTTTACTTTTCGGAAAAGCCTTAACTGAGGTTTTTTAA
- a CDS encoding PilZ domain-containing protein, which translates to MYILIICVVVFFSLVAIYFTKTRLELFGFLRFFAEGKDKGFTSSDLLLLWRTGSYAKIKDKEKLFWSVSALDDCIKCIARQVDVSFSGETGAKLQSILNQLYAYRTKVELEQVQKRRRLESTHEISPRQICIIIVPNENTVYAKLVANKKDSLIFTLFDASSERAKTVRWQGKPIRVYFWRQGDAGYIFSSTAINARQTGDCMELSVNHSNKIVRTQKRKSVRASCNFEARLFPLHDTDVYTSKYQTSGGVKCVLNDISEDGAMVFARGKAAKGVRIRLQFKIKDIPIVMCGRIVRFMYDIPSNKSRIHFQCEFLDQKMKNVILSYVYNIASEDSNEFITSVFKEEPEDSENGLQSDLGHSDNMKLTDLEE; encoded by the coding sequence ATGTATATTCTTATTATTTGTGTTGTAGTATTTTTTTCTCTTGTTGCAATTTATTTTACCAAGACCCGCCTTGAGCTTTTCGGTTTTCTACGTTTTTTTGCGGAAGGAAAGGATAAGGGATTTACTTCTTCGGATTTATTGTTGCTTTGGCGTACGGGTTCTTATGCAAAAATTAAAGATAAAGAAAAGCTGTTTTGGTCGGTTTCCGCATTGGACGACTGTATAAAATGTATTGCCCGTCAAGTCGATGTTTCTTTTTCAGGAGAAACGGGAGCTAAATTGCAGTCCATTTTAAACCAATTATACGCATATCGAACGAAGGTTGAACTTGAACAGGTGCAAAAAAGGCGAAGATTGGAATCGACTCATGAAATTTCTCCAAGGCAAATTTGCATTATAATTGTACCGAATGAAAATACGGTTTACGCAAAACTGGTTGCGAATAAAAAAGATTCTCTTATTTTTACCCTTTTTGACGCTTCTTCCGAGAGGGCAAAGACCGTTAGGTGGCAGGGCAAACCTATAAGGGTTTATTTTTGGAGGCAAGGCGATGCGGGCTATATTTTTTCTTCAACTGCAATAAACGCACGTCAAACAGGAGATTGTATGGAGCTTTCCGTAAATCATTCAAATAAAATTGTACGCACTCAAAAGCGGAAGTCGGTTAGAGCCTCGTGTAACTTTGAAGCCCGCTTATTTCCGCTTCATGATACGGATGTTTATACTTCAAAGTATCAGACATCGGGCGGAGTAAAGTGCGTATTAAACGATATATCCGAAGACGGAGCTATGGTTTTTGCCCGCGGGAAAGCGGCAAAGGGTGTGCGCATAAGACTTCAGTTTAAAATAAAGGATATTCCGATTGTAATGTGCGGAAGAATCGTAAGGTTTATGTATGATATTCCTTCAAATAAATCGCGTATTCATTTTCAGTGTGAATTTTTAGACCAAAAAATGAAAAATGTAATTTTATCTTATGTTTATAATATTGCCTCCGAAGACTCAAACGAATTTATAACTTCGGTATTTAAGGAAGAACCTGAAGATTCGGAAAACGGTCTACAGTCAGACTTAGGTCATTCCGATAATATGAAATTAACCGACTTGGAAGAGTAA
- a CDS encoding CPBP family glutamic-type intramembrane protease, producing MNYDKKKIVNLTEFIIIFSFFILPPMLTESSARYENGAFSFSELLRICFFAGYEEVLYRAYLPFRLKTLCFKFKNKKTFYFCLTEILPIVFFTAAHIYLGVLNTAYAFFAGAAFRLFYVFLKKKIHYAAALGVIIFIHSLNNCLSIFL from the coding sequence ATGAATTATGATAAGAAGAAGATAGTAAATTTAACCGAATTTATAATTATTTTTTCCTTTTTTATACTGCCCCCTATGCTTACCGAATCTTCCGCCCGATACGAAAACGGAGCATTTTCGTTTTCCGAACTATTACGGATTTGCTTTTTTGCAGGTTACGAGGAAGTATTGTATAGAGCCTACCTTCCTTTCCGCCTGAAAACCCTTTGCTTTAAATTTAAAAATAAAAAGACTTTTTATTTTTGTTTAACGGAAATATTGCCTATTGTTTTTTTTACCGCAGCTCATATTTATTTAGGTGTATTAAATACGGCATACGCTTTTTTTGCCGGAGCCGCATTCAGACTGTTTTACGTTTTTCTAAAAAAGAAAATTCATTATGCAGCCGCATTGGGGGTAATAATTTTTATACATTCCTTAAACAATTGTTTAAGCATATTCTTATAA